One genomic segment of Cydia splendana chromosome 5, ilCydSple1.2, whole genome shotgun sequence includes these proteins:
- the LOC134791153 gene encoding oligosaccharyltransferase complex subunit ostc-A: MESLFAIPFSVLEIPNIKIKKPSWLQAPSAMTTFSLVLLSYFLVTGGIIYDVIVEPPSVGSTTDEHGHSRPVAFMPNRVNGQYIMEGLASSFLFSMGGLGFIILDRTHNPSTPKLNRILLISVAFLCILVSFFTTWIFMRMKLPGYLQN; this comes from the exons ATGGAAAGTTTATTCGCAATACCGTTTTCGGTATTAGAAATCCctaatatcaaaattaaaaagCCGTCTTGGCTTCAGGCTCCATCGGCGATGACTACTTTCTCATTGGTGCTACTCTCATACTTTTTGGTGACTGGAG GTATAATCTATGATGTGATAGTGGAACCGCCCAGCGTCGGCTCAACGACCGACGAGCACGGCCACAGCCGGCCCGTGGCCTTCATGCCAAACAGAGTTAACGGCCAGTACATCATGGAAGGCCTAGCTTCCTCTTTTCTCTTCTCCATGGGCGGTCTTGGCTTCATCATCCTCGATCGGACACATAACCCTTCTACACCTAAATTGAACCGAATCCTACTTATCTCAGTAGCGTTCCTGTGTATCCTGGTGTCCTTCTTCACAACCTGGATCTTTATGAGGATGAAGCTCCCAGGATACCTTCAGAATTAG